The following proteins are encoded in a genomic region of Chryseobacterium culicis:
- the nhaA gene encoding Na+/H+ antiporter NhaA encodes MNLSLYFKKFFNNSQSSGIILIFCVLISLLIANSSAAENFQHFLDQEVGTHLFGLEYPVSIWINDGLMAVFFLLVGLEIKRELVEGELSSFKNASLPIFAAVGGMLIPAVIYSIFNTGTEYSNGWGIPMATDIAFSLAIISMLGKKIPNSIKIFLAALAIVDDLGAILVIAVFYTDQIHWTYLLLSFGVTALLFILNFLKVTKTIFYIIPGLFLWYFLHHSGIHATIAGVLLAFSIPTNASNVEISPLEKLEHQLHIPVSFLIMPIFALTNTNITFSSEMVAGATSTLGLGIICGLVLGKLIGINLFSWIAIKLKLSSLPQNSNWLQMIGVGLLAGIGFTMSIFIALLSFKGEIPIQDEAKFAILIASFIAAIAGFTILSVSSKENPELEEN; translated from the coding sequence ATGAATTTATCTCTTTATTTTAAAAAATTTTTCAACAACAGCCAGTCCTCAGGAATTATTCTTATTTTCTGTGTATTGATTTCATTGCTTATTGCCAATTCGTCCGCTGCAGAAAACTTTCAGCATTTTTTAGACCAGGAAGTGGGCACCCATCTTTTTGGATTGGAATATCCTGTCAGTATCTGGATCAATGACGGACTGATGGCCGTATTTTTTCTTTTGGTAGGGCTTGAAATAAAACGTGAACTTGTTGAAGGTGAACTTTCATCCTTTAAAAATGCCTCTCTCCCAATTTTTGCTGCCGTAGGGGGAATGCTGATTCCCGCTGTAATCTACAGCATTTTCAATACAGGAACGGAATACAGCAATGGCTGGGGAATTCCTATGGCTACAGATATTGCCTTTTCTCTGGCGATCATTTCAATGCTGGGGAAAAAGATTCCTAACTCTATCAAGATATTTTTAGCTGCATTAGCTATTGTAGATGATCTGGGAGCTATTCTGGTGATTGCCGTATTCTATACAGACCAGATTCACTGGACCTACCTTCTCTTATCTTTTGGGGTAACAGCTCTGCTTTTTATTTTAAACTTCTTAAAAGTAACCAAAACTATATTTTATATCATTCCGGGACTGTTTTTATGGTATTTCCTTCATCATTCCGGAATCCACGCTACGATAGCAGGTGTTTTACTTGCATTTTCCATTCCTACCAATGCTTCTAATGTAGAAATTTCACCATTGGAAAAACTGGAACATCAGCTTCATATTCCGGTAAGTTTTCTGATTATGCCGATATTTGCTTTAACGAATACCAATATCACTTTTTCCAGTGAAATGGTAGCAGGAGCAACAAGTACATTAGGATTGGGAATTATCTGTGGATTGGTATTGGGTAAGCTGATTGGAATCAATTTATTCTCATGGATTGCCATCAAATTAAAGCTGAGTTCACTTCCGCAAAACAGTAACTGGCTTCAAATGATTGGAGTGGGCTTATTGGCCGGAATCGGGTTTACCATGTCCATATTTATTGCCCTCCTTTCCTTTAAAGGGGAAATCCCTATTCAGGATGAAGCGAAATTTGCCATTTTAATTGCTTCTTTTATTGCTGCAATTGCAGGATTTACCATTCTAAGTGTAAGCTCTAAAGAAAACCCTGAACTGGAAGAGAATTAA
- a CDS encoding RelA/SpoT family protein, with product MSYDLEQENKEILARYKDLISNTYRTLDEENNKLIRKAFDIALDAHKDQRRKSGEPYIYHPIAVAKIVATEIGLGATSIACALLHDVIEDSDYTYEDLKKIFGEKIANIVNGLTKISIMNHQNISVQSENYRKLLLTLSEDFRVILIKIADRLHNMRTLESMAPDKQKKIASETVYIYAPMAHRLGLYNIKSELEDLSLKYNSPEVYNEITEKLELAKESRERYIEEFKKEVSERLNEEGLNFKIKGRAKAISSIYRKMLKQGVSFEEVFDNYAIRIIYKSDAKNEKFLAWKIYSIVTDVYHSNPSRMRDWITQPRSTGYESLHLTVLGPDRKWIEVQIRSERMDEIAEKGVAAHYKYKEGYKQSSDDRNFEKWVTEIREVLEQQQNLSTSELLDNIKLNLYSKEVFVFTPKGEIKILPTNATALDFAFSVHSDLGMKCLGAKINGKLVPISYILQNGDQVDILSSQNQKPKSDWLEFVVTSKAKSKIKSYLNSQKNQLVEEGKEILQRKLRHAKINFNDDEINKLQKFFNLKSSQELFLKFQSNELDVSSLRKYIESKNVFNNLLSRFRKSPSKNQHFEDPKEENLDMIVFGKDEEKLNYTYAKCCTVIPGDKIFGFITISDGIKVHSDSCPNAINLRAQYDYRVIPAKWVNAESFKNRVKIEIEGLDRMGMINDITTVISGSMGMDMKSMSIESNNGVFTGNINLEVKNKGQLEETFKKLKNINGVSRVRRVQS from the coding sequence ATGAGCTACGATTTAGAACAAGAGAATAAAGAGATCCTTGCAAGATATAAGGACCTGATTTCTAATACATACAGAACATTGGATGAGGAAAACAATAAACTCATCCGAAAGGCATTCGATATCGCGCTGGATGCCCACAAGGATCAAAGGAGAAAATCCGGAGAACCTTACATCTACCACCCTATTGCTGTTGCTAAAATTGTAGCAACAGAGATTGGTCTGGGGGCAACTTCTATTGCCTGTGCCCTTTTGCATGATGTGATTGAAGATTCTGATTATACCTACGAAGACCTGAAAAAAATCTTCGGAGAAAAGATTGCCAATATCGTGAATGGACTGACCAAAATCTCCATCATGAACCACCAGAATATTTCTGTGCAGTCTGAAAATTACAGAAAACTGTTATTGACATTATCTGAGGATTTCAGAGTAATTCTGATTAAAATTGCTGACCGTCTTCATAATATGAGGACTCTGGAAAGCATGGCACCGGATAAGCAGAAAAAAATTGCTTCAGAAACAGTTTATATCTATGCTCCGATGGCTCACCGTCTGGGATTGTATAACATCAAATCTGAGCTGGAAGATCTTTCCTTAAAATACAACAGCCCCGAAGTATACAACGAGATCACGGAAAAATTGGAATTGGCCAAGGAAAGTCGTGAAAGATATATCGAAGAATTTAAAAAAGAAGTTTCAGAAAGGCTTAATGAAGAAGGCTTAAACTTTAAAATCAAAGGCCGTGCAAAAGCCATCTCTTCCATTTACAGAAAAATGCTGAAGCAGGGAGTTTCCTTTGAAGAGGTTTTTGACAACTATGCCATCAGGATTATTTATAAATCAGATGCAAAAAATGAAAAATTCCTCGCCTGGAAAATCTACTCTATCGTTACGGATGTTTACCACAGTAACCCTTCAAGAATGCGTGACTGGATTACTCAGCCCCGTTCTACAGGATATGAAAGTTTACATTTAACGGTTTTAGGTCCGGATAGAAAATGGATTGAAGTACAGATCCGTTCCGAAAGAATGGACGAAATTGCCGAAAAAGGAGTTGCCGCTCACTATAAATACAAAGAAGGTTACAAACAGAGTTCTGATGACAGAAATTTTGAAAAGTGGGTAACCGAGATCCGTGAAGTACTGGAACAGCAGCAGAACCTTTCTACTTCGGAACTTTTGGATAATATTAAACTGAACTTATATTCCAAAGAAGTATTTGTCTTTACGCCGAAAGGAGAAATTAAAATTCTGCCAACCAATGCTACGGCTCTGGATTTCGCATTCTCTGTTCACTCCGATCTGGGAATGAAATGTTTAGGAGCAAAAATCAACGGAAAACTGGTTCCTATTTCCTACATCCTTCAAAATGGAGATCAGGTAGATATTCTTTCTTCACAGAATCAGAAACCCAAATCTGACTGGCTGGAATTCGTAGTGACTTCAAAAGCCAAATCAAAGATTAAAAGTTATCTGAACTCTCAGAAAAACCAGTTGGTAGAAGAAGGAAAAGAAATCCTGCAAAGAAAACTTCGTCATGCAAAAATCAATTTCAATGATGACGAAATTAATAAACTTCAGAAATTCTTTAATTTAAAATCATCTCAGGAGCTCTTCCTTAAATTCCAAAGCAATGAACTGGATGTAAGCAGCCTGAGAAAATATATAGAAAGTAAAAACGTATTCAATAACTTACTTTCAAGATTTAGAAAATCACCTTCAAAAAACCAGCATTTTGAGGATCCGAAAGAGGAAAACCTTGACATGATTGTCTTTGGAAAGGACGAAGAAAAGCTTAACTACACCTATGCAAAATGCTGTACCGTGATTCCCGGAGATAAAATCTTCGGATTCATTACCATTTCAGATGGAATCAAGGTGCATAGTGACAGCTGTCCGAATGCCATCAATCTGAGAGCACAGTATGATTACCGTGTCATCCCTGCCAAATGGGTGAATGCGGAAAGCTTCAAAAACAGAGTGAAAATTGAAATTGAAGGACTTGACAGAATGGGAATGATCAATGATATTACAACGGTCATCAGTGGAAGTATGGGAATGGATATGAAAAGCATGTCTATTGAATCCAACAATGGTGTTTTCACAGGAAATATCAACCTCGAAGTCAAAAATAAAGGTCAGTTAGAAGAGACCTTTAAAAAACTTAAAAATATTAATGGTGTTTCCAGAGTGAGACGAGTACAATCATAG
- a CDS encoding enoyl-CoA hydratase, producing the protein MLTEEKIFNLIKEKRRFLETFENYKIKISDSNHFERENLIGVYKIRQYTAIRTGNNNLSDEIGTLILNLENYPGNKLRFVTLLGEKYYGIFYLTEDFNKVIGYLDREIDTNEFDLMKQG; encoded by the coding sequence ATGTTAACTGAAGAAAAAATTTTTAATTTAATTAAAGAGAAAAGGAGATTTTTAGAAACTTTTGAAAATTATAAAATTAAGATAAGCGATAGTAATCATTTTGAAAGAGAAAATCTAATTGGAGTATATAAAATAAGACAATATACTGCTATTCGAACAGGAAATAATAATTTGTCTGATGAAATAGGCACTCTAATCTTAAACTTAGAAAATTATCCTGGAAATAAATTAAGATTCGTAACCTTGCTAGGAGAAAAATATTATGGAATTTTCTATTTGACTGAAGATTTTAATAAAGTTATTGGATATCTAGATAGAGAAATTGATACTAACGAATTTGATTTAATGAAGCAAGGATAG
- a CDS encoding RHS repeat-associated core domain-containing protein, with protein MDTNNYYPFGLNHISNSFINSGFGSFYSYKYNGKELQESGMYDYGARTYMPDLGRWGVTDPFAEAFRRFSPYHYAADNPVMFIDPDGMRSVPYEGGPSTNVSEGSWWFAGVNGNFTPEYVEKGGLGKRNGGGATPKTFGETQAYRDIMVYLAGPRTEYFKGINFAEFSSDEGGPGDKEKSQQKVTLSGKSKNFTGKFSISYDYEVKDGKTIVSDIKMHTNLNDKWSPLDSWSENVNGSMEEEPIYTVRGNYIFFETYGTLKLLDFSFSKNGVSGGFSIFEFPYKFTGYVNVNDPSNSNVHIKAIKP; from the coding sequence ATTGATACCAACAACTACTACCCTTTTGGGCTTAACCATATCTCGAACTCGTTCATCAATTCAGGTTTCGGAAGCTTTTACAGCTATAAATACAATGGAAAAGAACTCCAGGAAAGCGGAATGTATGACTACGGAGCCAGAACGTATATGCCGGATCTTGGAAGATGGGGCGTAACAGATCCCTTTGCAGAAGCATTCAGACGATTTAGCCCTTATCATTATGCAGCAGATAATCCTGTAATGTTTATTGATCCGGATGGAATGAGAAGTGTGCCTTATGAAGGAGGACCTAGTACTAATGTTTCTGAAGGTTCATGGTGGTTTGCCGGGGTAAATGGGAATTTCACTCCCGAATATGTAGAAAAAGGTGGACTTGGGAAACGAAATGGTGGTGGGGCAACTCCGAAGACATTTGGAGAAACACAAGCTTATAGAGATATAATGGTTTATCTCGCCGGGCCTCGTACTGAATATTTCAAAGGAATTAATTTTGCAGAATTCAGTTCTGATGAAGGAGGACCTGGGGATAAAGAAAAAAGTCAACAAAAAGTAACACTTTCTGGGAAAAGTAAAAATTTTACTGGGAAATTTTCAATATCATATGATTATGAAGTAAAAGATGGTAAAACTATAGTTTCTGATATTAAAATGCATACAAATCTTAATGATAAATGGAGTCCGCTTGATTCGTGGAGTGAGAATGTAAATGGGAGTATGGAAGAAGAACCTATTTATACAGTAAGAGGAAATTATATATTTTTCGAAACTTATGGAACTTTGAAATTGTTAGACTTTTCATTTTCTAAAAACGGAGTTTCAGGAGGGTTTTCAATTTTTGAGTTCCCTTATAAATTTACGGGATATGTTAATGTAAATGATCCAAGTAATTCAAATGTACACATTAAAGCAATTAAACCTTAA
- a CDS encoding YihY/virulence factor BrkB family protein, giving the protein MSVKVPKFILKIQEFFDSIHIPVLGISLWQMFQIYISGIFKGKIGRKAAAISWSFTISLFPFILFLLSVLPYMPHYDKLQFYIFDVLMHNVFPSNMEGDVRGYIENNIIPNMKGISNLTIVLALVFATNGTFSLINGFNENSDEKLSDVKEFILSFFITIGFITIVFLALFGVYYVEVVMKLFTPAYDVSWLVDNLSSIIGFVSFPLFYFILLTLFYWLGTVKITRFRQAVPGAILTTVLFVVTTYIFAIYVKDIARYNVLYGSIGSMILLMVWVNVNVYLLLFGNELNMAIRKLRIEKLLSDEIQKEASGYHAQIAEPDFEGDEEHKRKLENQKKD; this is encoded by the coding sequence ATGAGTGTAAAGGTTCCTAAATTTATTTTGAAGATTCAAGAGTTTTTTGACAGCATCCATATTCCTGTTTTGGGAATATCGCTTTGGCAGATGTTTCAGATTTATATCTCCGGGATTTTCAAAGGAAAAATAGGACGAAAAGCGGCGGCAATTTCCTGGAGCTTTACCATCAGTTTGTTTCCGTTTATTCTGTTTTTACTTTCCGTTTTACCTTATATGCCACATTATGATAAACTGCAGTTCTATATTTTTGATGTGCTGATGCATAATGTTTTTCCTTCGAATATGGAAGGTGATGTAAGAGGGTATATAGAGAATAATATTATCCCGAATATGAAAGGGATCAGTAATCTGACAATCGTTCTTGCACTTGTCTTTGCCACCAATGGTACCTTTTCTCTCATTAATGGTTTCAATGAGAATTCCGATGAGAAACTGAGTGATGTAAAGGAATTTATTCTCTCATTCTTTATTACGATAGGCTTTATCACCATTGTTTTTTTAGCGCTTTTTGGAGTATATTATGTAGAGGTTGTAATGAAGCTTTTTACCCCGGCTTATGATGTTTCCTGGCTTGTAGATAACCTTTCCAGCATTATTGGATTCGTTTCTTTTCCGCTTTTTTACTTTATACTTTTAACGTTATTTTACTGGCTGGGTACTGTGAAAATTACCAGATTCCGACAAGCGGTTCCCGGCGCTATTTTAACAACTGTTCTGTTTGTGGTTACCACTTATATTTTTGCCATTTATGTAAAGGATATTGCACGATATAACGTTCTGTACGGATCCATAGGAAGTATGATTCTGCTGATGGTTTGGGTGAATGTAAACGTATATCTCCTCTTATTCGGAAACGAACTGAATATGGCGATCAGAAAACTCAGAATAGAAAAGCTGCTGTCTGATGAGATCCAGAAAGAAGCCTCAGGATATCATGCCCAGATTGCTGAACCTGATTTTGAGGGTGATGAGGAACATAAAAGAAAGCTGGAGAACCAGAAGAAAGATTAA